A single Criblamydia sequanensis CRIB-18 DNA region contains:
- a CDS encoding GNAT family N-acetyltransferase, whose translation MYKVVVDYEPKEADNDVLREGMLAFNEKIVGERDKPFSIFLKNESGKIYGGVQAFLGSESVYIDLLFVDEALQKQGYGTQLLLAVEQEALKKGCVFSLVDTWDFQAEAFYLQRGYKRIGELKDYWLGHSKIFLRKNLKKV comes from the coding sequence ATGTACAAAGTGGTCGTCGATTATGAGCCTAAAGAAGCTGATAACGACGTTTTAAGAGAAGGGATGCTGGCATTCAACGAGAAAATAGTAGGGGAGCGAGATAAACCCTTTTCTATTTTTTTGAAAAATGAGTCAGGAAAAATTTACGGCGGAGTTCAAGCCTTTTTAGGGAGCGAATCAGTCTACATCGATTTGCTTTTTGTTGATGAAGCTCTTCAAAAGCAAGGGTATGGCACTCAATTGCTACTGGCAGTTGAGCAGGAAGCCCTTAAAAAGGGATGTGTCTTTTCATTGGTTGATACGTGGGACTTCCAAGCCGAGGCATTTTATTTGCAACGAGGCTATAAGCGGATAGGAGAACTTAAGGATTATTGGCTTGGCCATTCAAAAATCTTCTTAAGAAAGAATCTTAAGAAGGTTTAA
- a CDS encoding ClbS/DfsB family four-helix bundle protein, with protein MLKAPLSPEIQREYDKLINLIASIPVSSRILKQIEGTGGQVSITDLIAYQIGWGKCLIGW; from the coding sequence ATTTTAAAAGCTCCTTTAAGTCCGGAAATCCAAAGGGAATACGATAAATTGATAAATCTCATAGCCTCAATTCCTGTTTCTTCACGTATTCTAAAACAAATAGAAGGAACTGGAGGACAAGTAAGCATAACCGATCTTATCGCTTATCAAATCGGCTGGGGTAAATGCTTAATTGGATGGTAA
- a CDS encoding RBBP9/YdeN family alpha/beta hydrolase — MTRAILIHGNGNSKPTDNWLPYLKKELEKLNIKVDAPQFPDTELARSSYWLPFLENELKPDENTIIVGHSSGAIAAMRYAETHRILGSALIGTYYTDLGIEAEKLSGYFDLPWKWENIKKNQKWIIQFAGVNDPWIPIEEAHVVRDQLKTDYYESKDQGHFGGDYYKETFPELLEAIKKKIGKL; from the coding sequence ATGACAAGAGCCATTCTGATTCATGGTAATGGCAATAGTAAGCCGACAGACAATTGGCTGCCTTACCTCAAGAAAGAACTTGAAAAGTTAAATATAAAAGTAGACGCCCCGCAATTTCCGGATACGGAACTTGCAAGAAGTTCTTATTGGCTGCCCTTCCTTGAAAATGAACTAAAACCTGATGAAAATACCATAATCGTAGGCCACTCCTCAGGTGCCATTGCTGCTATGCGCTATGCAGAAACTCATCGAATTTTAGGCTCAGCTCTAATTGGAACCTATTATACCGATTTAGGGATAGAAGCTGAAAAATTGAGCGGTTACTTCGACTTGCCATGGAAATGGGAAAACATTAAGAAAAATCAAAAATGGATAATTCAATTTGCAGGGGTTAATGATCCATGGATTCCTATTGAAGAAGCCCATGTTGTTAGAGATCAGCTGAAGACGGACTATTATGAGTCAAAAGATCAAGGCCACTTTGGAGGAGATTACTATAAAGAAACTTTTCCCGAGCTTTTAGAAGCTATTAAAAAGAAAATCGGGAAATTATAA
- a CDS encoding S41 family peptidase codes for MCRFLLFFMALTFIFTTSLRSLDHPLQAEDVKKVMNDILSQHVNTKKLSEVVVKHSFKQYIEQADPQRIYLTQEEVKPFLNMSDSEVKKVLQDYEANRFDSYKKLNRVIQTAMKRAQKERSNPDFRDYEGASFQEVPGFANSISDLKLRQQEHYANFGNSEEKRLGASNKALILKKYNEKMLNHESEYVASSDVKGSELDNLFYMHLLKALTKSLDAHTSYLSDSEAYDMRIRLEKSFVGIGIELDKQDKGYVVSKIIDQSPASRSGRVEVNDRILKINGASIENEPLEEVMGRLRGTKGTKVDLLLSNKQGSIKSVNLTREDVAVNEGRAELKEIPFENGVIGIIKLTTFYQSDLGVSAERDVKEAIQKLQKGGRPIKGLILDLRQNSGGFLSQAVKVAGLFITNGVVVISKYSDGEERFYRDMDGKTSYDGPLIILTSKMTASAAEIVAQALQDYGVGVIVGDKQTFGKGTIQSQTVTDGQGEGSYFKVTVGKYYTVSGKTPQELGVKADVVVPSPLSLEEFGEEYLEDRLSNDRISASFRDSLSDIDPGLKPWYLRYYMPTIQKKSMWWHEHLGELQRKSSIRLANNANYQNFLKSGSMTSELPSTALSPEKSDMQLAEAINVAKDMSILESKLHNSSRIALESPKKNTSTSGSEGE; via the coding sequence ATGTGTCGGTTTCTTCTTTTTTTCATGGCTCTCACTTTCATTTTCACAACATCTTTACGAAGTCTTGATCATCCCCTTCAAGCTGAAGATGTTAAGAAAGTTATGAACGATATCTTAAGTCAGCATGTCAATACGAAAAAACTATCTGAGGTGGTTGTCAAACACTCCTTTAAGCAATATATAGAGCAAGCAGACCCTCAAAGAATCTACCTTACTCAAGAAGAAGTGAAACCTTTTTTGAATATGAGCGACAGCGAGGTTAAAAAGGTTTTACAAGACTATGAAGCTAATCGATTTGACAGCTATAAAAAGTTAAACAGGGTTATCCAAACCGCTATGAAACGGGCTCAAAAAGAGCGTAGCAACCCTGATTTTAGAGATTATGAAGGGGCTTCATTCCAGGAAGTGCCGGGATTTGCTAATTCTATTTCTGATTTGAAACTTAGACAGCAAGAGCACTATGCTAATTTCGGAAACAGTGAAGAAAAACGATTGGGAGCCTCAAATAAAGCGCTTATTTTAAAGAAATACAATGAAAAAATGTTAAACCATGAAAGCGAGTATGTCGCTAGCAGCGACGTTAAAGGAAGCGAGCTTGATAACCTTTTTTACATGCATCTTCTAAAGGCTCTTACAAAAAGTTTAGATGCCCATACTTCATATTTAAGCGATTCAGAAGCTTATGATATGCGTATTCGTCTTGAAAAATCCTTTGTAGGCATAGGCATCGAGCTAGATAAACAAGACAAGGGTTATGTGGTTTCAAAAATTATCGATCAAAGTCCGGCTTCTAGGAGCGGGCGCGTTGAAGTGAATGACCGGATTTTAAAAATTAATGGGGCTTCTATAGAAAATGAGCCTTTAGAAGAAGTTATGGGACGTTTAAGAGGAACGAAAGGAACAAAAGTCGATCTTTTACTATCAAATAAGCAAGGCTCCATCAAATCGGTAAATTTAACAAGAGAAGATGTGGCTGTTAATGAAGGAAGAGCCGAGCTTAAAGAAATTCCTTTTGAAAATGGAGTCATAGGAATCATTAAACTAACCACTTTTTATCAAAGCGACCTTGGGGTTTCTGCTGAAAGGGATGTTAAGGAAGCCATTCAAAAACTTCAGAAAGGGGGGCGTCCCATAAAAGGCCTTATTCTTGATTTAAGGCAAAATAGCGGGGGATTTTTAAGCCAAGCTGTTAAGGTAGCCGGTCTTTTTATCACAAATGGCGTGGTTGTCATTTCCAAGTATTCCGACGGGGAGGAAAGGTTCTATCGGGACATGGATGGAAAAACAAGCTACGATGGGCCTTTGATTATCCTAACTTCGAAAATGACAGCTTCTGCCGCTGAAATTGTGGCCCAAGCTCTACAAGACTATGGTGTAGGGGTTATTGTTGGGGATAAACAAACTTTTGGCAAGGGAACAATTCAAAGTCAAACTGTGACAGATGGCCAAGGAGAAGGTTCTTACTTTAAAGTAACAGTTGGCAAGTATTACACCGTTTCCGGAAAGACCCCGCAGGAGCTGGGAGTGAAGGCGGATGTTGTTGTTCCAAGCCCTTTAAGTCTTGAAGAATTTGGCGAGGAGTATCTAGAAGATCGACTTTCAAACGATCGGATCAGCGCTTCTTTTAGGGATAGTTTAAGTGATATAGATCCAGGTTTAAAGCCTTGGTATCTCAGGTATTACATGCCAACAATTCAAAAAAAATCCATGTGGTGGCATGAGCATTTAGGAGAGCTTCAAAGAAAAAGCTCAATTCGCCTGGCAAATAATGCCAATTATCAAAACTTTTTAAAGTCTGGCAGCATGACAAGCGAGCTACCCTCTACTGCCCTTTCTCCGGAAAAAAGCGATATGCAGCTTGCAGAGGCTATAAATGTGGCAAAAGATATGTCCATCTTGGAATCGAAATTGCATAATTCTTCCCGTATCGCCCTTGAGTCGCCTAAAAAAAATACTAGTACTTCGGGAAGCGAGGGAGAGTAA
- a CDS encoding segregation and condensation protein A yields the protein MTPSNLTASKNSDFYLTLEGFDGPLGVLLHLVQQKEIDIFDVRLSKIISLFIEEFKDLNLDVSSEFIGTFSQLVYFKSKTLLPDEIKPSEEELLNDPLDEKFEIIHKLIDYCLFKEAGKQLISLEEEQGKLYSRGLKSTGESPRPLGLNHLTLNDLASLFKTLLDNKEKNTQILYEEEWKVSDKIQFIKDLLLSDKKIPLFELFFKESSKLEWIVTFLAVLELMKIGKLSVFKEADNEVIFVSLT from the coding sequence ATGACTCCAAGTAACCTGACTGCATCAAAAAATTCAGATTTTTATCTCACCTTAGAGGGATTTGATGGCCCCCTTGGGGTTTTGCTTCATCTTGTCCAACAAAAAGAAATCGATATCTTTGATGTCAGGCTCTCTAAAATCATCTCTCTTTTTATTGAGGAGTTTAAGGACCTTAACCTTGATGTAAGTTCTGAGTTTATCGGCACTTTTTCCCAGCTAGTCTACTTTAAGAGTAAAACGCTCTTGCCGGATGAGATAAAGCCATCAGAAGAAGAACTTTTAAACGATCCTTTAGATGAAAAGTTTGAAATTATCCACAAACTGATTGATTATTGTTTATTTAAAGAAGCCGGCAAACAGCTCATTTCTCTTGAGGAAGAGCAAGGAAAACTTTATTCAAGAGGCCTAAAGTCGACGGGTGAAAGTCCAAGACCGTTAGGGCTCAATCACTTGACATTAAACGATCTCGCTTCTCTTTTTAAAACCCTACTCGATAACAAGGAAAAAAATACCCAAATTTTATACGAAGAGGAATGGAAAGTCTCAGACAAAATCCAGTTTATAAAAGACCTTCTTCTTTCAGATAAAAAGATCCCTCTTTTTGAACTTTTTTTTAAAGAATCTTCAAAACTTGAGTGGATTGTCACCTTCCTGGCTGTTTTAGAACTGATGAAAATCGGAAAATTGTCGGTTTTTAAAGAAGCGGACAATGAGGTGATTTTTGTTTCCCTAACCTGA